The following proteins are co-located in the Theropithecus gelada isolate Dixy chromosome 19, Tgel_1.0, whole genome shotgun sequence genome:
- the WDR87 gene encoding WD repeat-containing protein 87 isoform X2 — translation MKSKTEDMIEKRIFSMTERLPPIQSMVHTGSFHILVVYCGDLILRLFGDHFRAFKPLGKVHCRFNISCLCYDPEMKMLLSGILGAVVTWVIERSGTGLHIAHMISMPGDELVQDIVLNGPNGSLLALCETVVRVLMRQGKGQLGEVKRFMSTSSGSSITCCFTCFDQGFLYAGNQAGEIQVWSLQQGHPLHSFQAHHSGVICIRSRPEAHTLLTAGSDSLIKEWNLTSGSLLRRLELGEELYRLQFIDSITFFCQTAHSFSLRRLPCFYSLFNVCGSAPQQLRRVYCGNNWFRILCTTEDGLLRFVSPITGDLLVITWPFSIVDRAVDWAYDPGKEELFVATGSSEVLVFDTTRCPCPAKYLLGTSPNSQDFVQCLAYGHFNLGRGLEGLIFSGHQSGVIRVLSQHSCARLEKFMHFGAVLALSTLSGGIFGGEGNSLLCSYGMDDYVHLSEAVLDGVKVQLQPLASILSSCHLTHLILLPKSVGAITETNCLRLWKFHDFMSSGSQNGLKFIETLPLHLCAITSFDVCLSLSLFVTGSADGSVRIWDFHGRLIAILDSSLHFGPLCFANDRGDLLVTFNQSLYLVSCLKLLPPALLTRLSFMSISDEVLEIPKPFIPSFFFSFETMFVPKYIYLGKAQRKLVGLENLVNKRAIAFDHSVPHVIEEDEEGSPVLLRSSMHYSLQDMENWTQMSKRYQRHYVLPPQLQLTSWDGLNPYQILRYYFGHGREWLFAPDCYIPNSVIRARLWPEGTPIYLQCNLHAPQRELEWDRSQEFFFWQSKVRTVSNIEYPEKEDEQFLEMRLSKDETYSVLTDRANRSWLGRKMSEIAINSMIETMLNIMVHASLLKYQYCVGALGQIFASYQVSPALRSETARRLLDDTTNSNPLIRELAWEGLKRLGMITHLFAMPLAQGLMDKDERVRVKTLSLMAEIGIHSRTSLLQLIQKQETFREMQQEMIGEETLDHLLGMQATDLQILSTQVEQRLNEDLTLSHRDEKPAFSLDVPKASELKSFSVKPPTVSEEPEVAVKHSKGHRRGRAVVKKHSRKWLRGLKKTKERDSKHMITEPGLLEDESGTEAAPVEMEEASVRSKWSSSTSVTKLLKDVDSQEKDISKDHVALTLKMLRKIRDKRDKKARAQKLKKKHKKKGKEAKVITEKPTPPVMGQPVTKKVKILGRGASGISGRRSTSGDGLSWRDDLCHLMTLRISGSQTKMSENLNTELVTFAQEMLVDRHPSWELFQEIFPLLKKESKVLLEDLDWDVVPPEEKPIFIHEGAIREDMIQGVTEEVIRHEVMPREEEQAQKKAKDMPALEETQVILKKGKKKKVIFLEPGDVTKGKQISKKEKKKTFQKSPKQERKAVQQERKVGKTKREMPKEERDMSEEVKEMATLEEKVVEQEGKPVMIERTSSWQDWKKSWDEWKQAHGETRKSWKAWKEDWEKRLLQEEEKLHQAGEKLSPEEEMLQEDKKLKWEEWKQFWENMLQSESKEQLYKDEEEVTLEEEVTLEEEMSRKEEEKEEQVTEEQRQIQEEHKRARIHRKQARAEKKRAQEERKLAQEEEKLAQEERQLAQEERKLAQAYVKITQDDREMAQAEGKFAQKEATLAQREEKLSQEVEKLAQKRKKLSKKWEKVAREEEKLAKKEGKLAEVKNILVQKVEELAQREQNLDWQEKELAQELEELEWDMEELSWKEEELNQEEEKLIEEKKKLAEEEKTLIWQREKLSEEETKLTQEEELLIQEEEKLAQHKEKMPEEEERLGQKREQLIKKKIKLAQKRERWINSMEELTENKMILYQKKNLAQEKKNLAQEKEKLAQRKENLLYNKERLTHSRNKLVQVKNKLGMFKKTLAQVEEKLTQEEETVIKKKEKLTETEKKLVQVEDSLAEKQEKLAQEKMKSALEKAMVQGKKRLRGELDIVKEKKALNLEMKRLAEEKMRLVEGKETLSKGETPETSRQRKMTKVEQELLERKLSLQEKILLHEDRILAMEEREIAKGKLEFTRGRRIFVQGQRKLAKAERNLIKKKESLSKEPAKLNKILKALQRLIRDERKLTQEEIKMTKIKRSLFVKERRLSTEQSKLDIKEWDFSEKRSELTKDEKKLARKQRKLAKEMRRMINREEKMTEEESKLARKHSEVILDDEEEGGIEEEEVIPFLKRRWRKRKEAKRVDKPKEKFSSQVDEVESEEHFSEEMESLLDELEKQESLSSEEEEEREEEKEREREEEEESEEEEEKEKEEEEEEEEGEEKQVEKEEEEEKEKKEKKKEEVQEKEEVFEEKEEITSEEEIESLSDEEEEEESSSLEEEMDREKDTLKKEKLFKLQEQRRKILREKERVLSIGKGVPHVKDGAVRLGVLKSPLKKLMSRALEMKEKIPVPVPEKQISWEDKKATVVEIPRKFSETMDKEREVMGKYEPIPPHVLGTVLESEAQDLKTPFMSHILRRTVEGQELQHKPLGAWWKWFLQHPPLMGQTEVQLPLSQIPAKKQHADEILSDVEWIRHVLERMEAGEQLSRDGFHRLCQLLKDLVSKGNLEWLNLAKLEAIVYRHRQALESRGTRISKPTRESISPKYQKVIPPIKAKEKESWPKPLAVPTQKYPLATERIPDPRAKNWHLLGEPYRSERAQQISIAHKEMEMQYFYPATRDIFPSAHASVEKQTLALMFQKDFWDFKDKRRFPRLPKLEKKKQPISKKKEELPLWETFVALYYVLRMLQQRYAKDSTAWMEQFYQLMDLYQLKSPRIQKLLQELLMREEPQPQEIIYEEALKATELVPGERLFCCLFCGSSHTRRSPQEFQGVVPLPWQNCVHTILPVGIARYGILELAWKSLPEADLHLTKALTHTVAPTL, via the exons ATGAAGAGCAAAACTGAGGACATGATTGAGAAAAGAATATTCTCCATGACTGAACGATTGCCACCCATCCAGTCCATGGTCCACACAGGTTCCTTTCATATCCTCGTGGTCTACTGTGGTGACCTGATCCTGCGACTCTTTGGGGACCACTTTCGGGCATTCAAACCCCTGGGTAAAGTGCACTGCCGCTTCAACATCAGCTGCCTCTGCTATGACCCGGAAATGAAGATGCTTCTATCTGGCATCCTGGGAGCAGTGGTGACCTGGGTCATTGAGCGAAGTGGCACGGGCCTCCATATAGCCCACATGATCTCCATGCCAGGTGATGAGCTGGTCCAGGACATCGTGCTGAATGGTCCCAATGGCTCCCTCCTGGCCCTGTGTGAGACGGTGGTGAGGGTCCTGATGCGCCAGGGCAAGGGTCAGCTGGGAGAGGTAAAGAGGTTCATGTCCACCAGCAGCGGCTCCTCCATCACCTGCTGCTTCACTTGTTTTGATCAGGGCTTTCTCTATGCTGGAAACCAAGCTGGGGAAATCCAAGTTTGGAGCCTCCAGCAGGGCCATCCGCTCCATAGTTTCCAGGCCCATCACTCAGGAGTGATCTGTATCCGCAGCCGACCAGAGGCCCACACCCTGCTAACAGCTGGCAGTGACAGCCTAATCAAGGAGTGGAACCTGACTTCAGGGAGCCTGCTGCGGCGGCTAGAGCTTGGCGAGGAGCTGTACCGGCTCCAGTTCATTGACAGCATTACTTTCTTCTGCCAAACTGCCCATAGTTTTTCCTTGCGCCGCCTGCCCTGCTTCTACAGCCTCTTCAATGTCTGTGGCTCTGCTCCCCAGCAGTTGCGTCGGGTCTACTGTGGAAATAACTGGTTCCGGATCCTGTGTACCACCGAGGATGGCTTGTTGCGCTTTGTGTCCCCAATAACAGGGGACCTTCTGGTTATCACCTGGCCCTTCTCAATCGTGGACCGGGCTGTGGATTGGGCCTACGACCCAGGTAAAGAGGAGCTCTTTGTAGCAACAGGCAGCTCAGAGGTTCTGGTATTTGACACAACCCGCTGCCCTTGCCCAGCCAAGTATCTTCTAGGCACCTCACCAAATTCTCAGGACTTTGTACAATGCCTGGCTTATGGGCATTTCAACTTGGGGCGGGGTCTAGAGGGACTGATATTCTCTGGGCACCAGAGTGGTGTGATAAGAGTGCTCTCCCAGCACAGCTGTGCTCGATTAGAAAAATTCATGCACTTTGGTGCTGTACTGGCACTCTCCACGCTGTCTGGAGGGATTTTTGGTGGCGAAGGAAACTCTCTGCTCTGTTCCTATGGAATGGATGACTATGTGCACCTGTCAGAAGCTGTGCTTGATGGGGTCAAAGTACAACTGCAGCCTCTCGCCAGCATCCTCAGCAGCTGTCACCTAACACATCTGATACTCTTGCCCAAGTCTGTGGGTGCCATCACAGAGACAAACTGCCTGCGTCTCTGGAAGTTCCATGATTTTATGTCCTCTGGGTCACAGAATGGCTTGAAATTCATAGAAACACTGCCTCTGCACCTGTGTGCCATCACATCCTTTGATGTCTGCCTCTCCTTGAGTCTTTTCGTCACAGGTTCTGCCGATGGCTCTGTTCGGATCTGGGACTTCCATGGCAGACTCATAGCCATTCTGGACTCATCACTGCACTTTGGCCCACTCTGTTTTGCAAATGACCGGGGTGACCTGCTTGTGACTTTTAACCAGAGTCTTTACCTAGTGTCCTGTTTAAAATTGCTTCCCCCAGCCCTGCTGACTCGCCTTTCCTTTATGAGCATATCAGATGAAGTACTGGAAATCCCTAAGCCTTTCATACCAAGcttcttcttctcctttgagACCATGTTTGTGCCCAAGTACATCTACCTTGGAAAAGCACAACGGAAATTAGTGGGTCTGGAGAACCTTGTCAACAAGCGGGCCATTGCCTTTGACCATTCTGTGCCACATGTGATAGAAGAAGATGAGGAAGGGAGCCCAGTGTTACTGCGTTCCTCCATGCATTATTCTTTGCAGGACATGGAAAATTGGACGCAGATGAGTAAACGTTACCAACGCCATTATGTGCTTCCTCCCCAACTACAACTGACTAGCTGGGATGGACTCAACCCCTATCAGATATTGCGATACTACTTTGGTCATGGGCGGGAATGGCTTTTTGCCCCTGATTGCTATATCCCCAATTCAGTGATTCGTGCCCGTCTTTGGCCAGAGGGCACCCCAATATACCTACAGTGCAACCTGCATGCACCCCAGCGGGAGCTGGAATGGGACAGGTCTcaagaattctttttctggcagaGCAAGGTAAGAACTGTAAGTAATATAGAATATCCAGAGAAGGAGGATGAACAATTCCTAGAAATGAGACTTTCCAAGGATGAAACCTACAGCGTCCTTACAGATAGAGCAAACCGAAGTTGGCTGGGAAGAAAGATGAGTGAAATAGCCATTAATAGCATGATTGAGACAATGCTCAATATTATGGTCCATGCTTCCTTGCTGAAGTACCAGTACTGTGTTGGTGCACTAGGGCAAATCTTTGCCTCTTACCAGGTGTCTCCAGCCCTACGCTCTGAGACAGCGCGTCGGCTACTGGATGATACAACCAATTCCAACCCGCTGATCCGAGAACTAGCTTGGGAAGGGCTGAAGCGTCTAGGAATGATTACTCATCTTTTTGCCATGCCTCTGGCTCAGGGATTAATGGACAAGGATGAAAGAGTGAGGGTCAAGACTCTAAGCCTCATGGCTGAGATTGGAATCCACTCTAGGACCTCACTCTTACAGCTGATCCAGAAACAAGAGACTTTTCGGGAGATGCA GCAGGAGATGATCGGGGAGGAAACTCTAGACCATCTGCTGGGGATGCAGGCCACAGATCTCCAAATCCTTTCCACTCAAGTGGAGCAGAGATTGAATGAAGACCTGACTCTGTCACATAGAGATGAAAAGCCGGCTTTTTCTTTAGATGTCCCAAAGGCTTCTGAACTTAAATCCTTCTCCGTGAAACCTCCTACAGTTTCTGAAGAACCTGAAGTGGCCGTCAAGCACAGCAAAGGCCACAGACGAGGCCGAGCAGTGGTCAAAAAGCATA GCCGAAAATGGTTGCGGGGTCTCAAGAAGACGAAAGAGAGAGACTCTAAACATATGATCACTGAGCCAGGCCTCTTAGAGGATGAAAGTGGGACTGAGGCCGCACCAGTTGAGATGGAGGAAGCATCCGTCCGTTCCAAATGGTCTTCAAGCACCAGTGTAACAAAGCTCTTAAAAGATGTTGACTCTCAAGAGAAAGATATCTCAAAGGATCATGTTGCATTGACCCTGAAGATGCTGCGGAAAATACGTGACAAAAGAGACAAGAAAGCAAGAGCTCAGAAACTCAAAAAGAAGCAcaagaagaagggaaaagaagcCAAAGTTATAACTGAGAAACCTACACCTCCTGTAATGGGACAGCCAGTTACTAAAAAGGTTAAAATTCTAGGGCGCGGAGCCTCAGGAATATCTGGCCGCAGGTCAACCTCTGGAGATGGCTTATCATGGCGGGACGATCTGTGTCATCTTATGACCCTGAGGATATCTGGTTCCCAaacaaaaatgtcagaaaatCTAAACACTGAGCTAGTGACATTTGCTCAGGAGATGCTGGTAGATAGGCACCCCAGTTGGGAACTCTTTCAGGAGATCTTCCCCCTGTTGAAGAAAGAAAGTAAGGTTCTGCTTGAGGACCTTGATTGGGATGTAGTCCCGCCAGAGGAGAAACCAATTTTTATCCATGAAGGAGCAATTAGAGAGGACATGATACAAGGTGTGACAGAAGAGGTGATCAGACACGAAGTGATGCCAAGGGAAGAAGAACAagcacaaaagaaagcaaaagacatGCCGGCCTTGGAGGAAACCCAAGTGATTTTGAAaaagggcaagaaaaagaaagttatttttttagaACCAGGTGATGTAACCAAGGGAAAACaaatatcaaagaaagaaaagaagaaaacctttCAGAAGTCACCTAAGCAAGAGAGGAAAGCTGTCCAGCAGgaaagaaaagtaggaaaaaCAAAGAGGGAAATGCCCAAAGAAGAGAGGGATATGAGTGAGGAAGTGAAGGAAATGGCCACACTAGAGGAGAAAGTGGTTGAACAAGAAGGAAAACCGGTTATGATTGAGAGGACATCGTCTTGGCAGGACTGGAAAAAGTCCTGGGATGAGTGGAAACAGGCCCATGGTGAGACAAGGAAATCCTGGAAGGCATGGAAGGAAGACTGGGAGAAGAGGCTTCTTCAGGAAGAGGAGAAACTacaccaggctggagagaagcTATCCCCGGAGGAGGAAATGCTTCAGGAGGACAAGAAGCTGAAATGGGAAGAGTGGAAACAATTCTGGGAAAATATGTTGCAATCTGAATCCAAGGAGCAACTGTACAAGGATGAGGAAGAAGTGACTTTGGAGGAAGAAGTGACTTTGGAGGAAGAAATGTCtcggaaggaggaagaaaaagaagagcaggtCACAGAAGAGCAGAGACAGATCCAAGAAGAACACAAACGGGCCAGAATACACAGGAAACAAGCCCGAGCTGAAAAAAAACGAGCCCAAGAAGAGAGGAAATTAGCACAAGAAGAAGAGAAACTTGCACAAGAAGAGAGACAGTTGGCCCAGGAAGAGAGAAAACTGGCTCAGGCGTATGTTAAAATAACCCAGGATGACAGGGAAATGGCCCAGGCAGAGGGTAAGTTTGCCCAGAAAGAGGCAACACTGGCCCAAAGAGAGGAGAAGCtaagccaggaggtggagaaattggcccagaaaaggaagaaattgtccaagaaatgggagaaagtggctagagaagaagagaaactagcaaagaaagaagggaaactgGCCGAGGTAAAAAACATATTGGTCCAGAAAGTGGAAGAACTGGCCCAGAGGGAACAAAATCTGGACTGGCAAGAAAAGGAGCTGGCCCAGGAATTGGAGGAACTGGAATGGGACATGGAAGAACTGTCTTGGAAAGAAGAGGAACTGAATCAGGAAGAGGAGAAACTGattgaggaaaagaagaagctGGCTGAGGAAGAGAAGACATTGATCTGGCAAAGAGAGAAACTGTCTGAAGAAGAGACAAAATTGACCCAGGAAGAAGAGTTGCTGATCCAGGAAGAGGAGAAACTGGCCCAGCACAAGGAAAAAATGCCTGAGGAAGAGGAAAGACTGGGACAGAAAAGGGAGCAATTGATTAAGAAGAAGATAAAACTGGCCCAGAAAAGGGAAAGATGGATCAACAGCATGGAAGAACTCACAGAGAACAAGATGATACTGTACCAGAAGAAGAATCTGGCTCAGGAAAAGAAGAATCTGGCCCAGGAGAAGGAAAAATTGGCTCAGAGGAAAGAGAACCTACTCTATAACAAAGAAAGACTCACCCACAGCAGAAATAAATTAGTGCAAGTAAAGAACAAATTGGGAATGTTCAAGAAGACACTGGCTCAGGTAGAGGAGAAGctgacacaggaagaggagaCCGTGATCAAGAAGAAGGAGAAACTGactgaaacagagaaaaaattgGTCCAAGTAGAGGATAGTCTGGCCGAGAAACAGGAGAAATTGGCccaggaaaaaatgaaatcagcTCTGGAGAAGGCAATGGTCCAAGGAAAGAAACGGCTCAGAGGAGAGTTGGATATtgttaaggaaaaaaaggcaTTGAACCTGGAAATGAAAAGACTGGCTGAGGAGAAGATGAGACTGGTTGAGGGAAAGGAAACACTGTCTAAGGGAGAGACTCCAGAAACttcaagacaaagaaaaatgactAAAGTTGAACAAGAACTACTTGAGAGGAAATTGTCACTACAGGAGAAGATACTGCTACATGAAGACAGGATACTGGCCATGGAGGAAAGGGAAATTGCCAAAGGAAAACTGGAATTTACTAGAGGACGGAGAATATTTGTCCAGGGGCAAAGAAAGTTAGCCAAGGCTGAAAggaatttgattaaaaaaaaggaGAGCCTTTCCAAGGAACcagcaaaactaaacaaaatctTAAAGGCACTTCAAAGACTAATCAGGGATgaaaggaaactaacacaggaagaaataaaaatgacaaagataaaGAGGTCACTCTTTGTTAAGGAGAGAAGACTGAGTACAGAACAGAGTAAGCTGGATATCAAAGAGTGGGATTTTTCTGAAAAACGATCAGAACTGACTAAAGATGAGAAGAAACTGGCTCGGAAGCAGAGAAAACTGGCCAAGGAAATGAGGAGAATgataaacagagaagaaaaaatgactGAGGAAGAGAGCAAATTGGCCAGAAAGCATTCAGAAGTCATACTGGAtgatgaagaggaaggaggaatagAAGAAGAAGAGGTAATCCCATTCCTTAAACgaaggtggagaaagaggaaagaggccAAGAGAGTTGATAAACCAAAGGAAAAGTTTTCCAGTCAAGTGGATGAAGTGGAAAGTGAAGAGCATTTTTCTGAAGAAATGGAAAGCCTGTTAGatgaactagagaagcaagagagttTGTcttctgaggaggaggaggaaagggaggaagagaaggaaagggagagagaagaggaggaggaaagtgaggaggaggaggaaaaggagaaggaggaggaagaggaggaggaggaaggggaggagaagcaagtggagaaagaggaggaggaggagaaggaaaaaaaggaaaagaagaaggaggaggttcaggagaaggaagaagtgtttgaggagaaagaagaaattacgAGTGAGGAAGAGATAGAAAGTTTGAgtgatgaggaagaggaagaggagagcagCTCATTGGAAGAAGAAATGGACAGGGAAAAAGataccttaaaaaaagaaaaactatttaagttacaagaacaaagaagaaagatcctaagagaaaaggaaagagtccTTTCCATTGGAAAAGGAGTTCCTCATGTCAAAGATGGGGCTGTAAGACTGGGAGTTCTAAAAAGCCCTTTGAAGAAACTGATGTCAAGAGCTCTggagatgaaagagaaaataccaGTGCCAGTGCCAGAGAAACAAATATCCTGGGAAGATAAAAAGGCCACAGTAGTTGAAATACCCAGAAAATTCTCAGAGAcaatggataaagaaagagaAGTGATGGGAAAATATGAACCCATACCTCCACATGTTTTGGGTACAGTTTTAGAGTCCGAAGCACAGGACTTAAAGACCCCATTTATGTCCCACATATTAAGGAGGACCGTGGAAGGTCAGGAACTCCAACACAAGCCACTAGGTGCCTGGTGGAAGTGGTTTCTGCAGCATCCACCTCTGATGGGACAGACTGAGGTACAGTTACCTCTCTCCCAAATCCCGGCTAAGAAACAACATGCAGATGAAATCCTCTCAGATGTAGAGTGGATCCGCCATGTCCTAGAACGAATGGAAGCAGGAGAACAGCTTTCCAGGGATGGTTTCCACAGACTATGCCAGCTGCTCAAAGACCTCGTCTCAAAGGGAAACTTAGAATGGCTGAATCTGGCCAAACTTGAAGCCATCGTGTACCGTCACAGGCAGGCCCTGGAGTCACGAGGCACAAGGATCTCAAAACCCACTAGAGAGTCCATAAGTCCAAAATACCAGAAAGTGATTCCTCctataaaagcaaaggaaaaggagAGCTGGCCAAAACCTTTGGCTGTCCCCACACAAAAGTACCCATTAGCTACCGAGAGGATTCCAGACCCAAGGGCTAAAAATTGGCATCTTCTAGGAGAGCCTTACAGAAGTGAGAGGGCACAGCAGATATCCATTGCTCACAAGGAGATGGAAATGCAATACTTTTATCCTGCCACAAGAGACATTTTTCCAAGTGCCCATGCCTCTGTGGAAAAACAAACCCTTGCACTGATGTTTCAGAAGGACTTCTGGGATTTTAAGGATAAACGCAGATTTCCCAGATTGCCCAAATTAGAGAAGAAGAAACAGCccatttctaaaaagaaggaagagttgCCTTTGTGGGAGACGTTTGTGGCACTGTACTATGTTTTGCGGATGCTGCAGCAGCGATATGCAAAAGACAGCACTGCTTGGATGGAACAGTTCTACCAGCTCATGGACCTGTACCAACTTAAGTCCCCCAGAATCCAGAAGCTGCTTCAGGAGCTGCTAATGAGAGAGGAACCTCAACCCCAAGAGATCATCTATGAAGAGGCCCTAAAAGCCACAGAGCTAGTTCCCGGGGAACGGCTGTTCTGCTGCCTGTTTTGTGGCAGTTCTCATACTCGTAGAAGTCCTCAGGAGTTTCAGGGTGTGGTACCCCTCCCTTGGCAGAACTGTGTGCACACCATCCTTCCCGTGGGCATTGCCCGGTATGGGATCTTAGAACTTGCCTGGAAAAGCCTGCCGGAAGCTGATCTTCATCTCACCAAGGCATTGACACATACCGTTGCTCCCACTCTCTAA